The following are from one region of the Aquirufa lenticrescens genome:
- the nadC gene encoding carboxylating nicotinate-nucleotide diphosphorylase produces the protein MFNYKDPSYVQAFIQSALKEDVGDGDHTSLSTIPADAKGTAELKVKDRGVLAGVELSVAIFKEVDSALQVKLFIPDGTWIEPGQVVLEVSGSSQSILKAERLVLNCMQRMSGIATYTRSLVNILEGTRAKLLDTRKTTPNFRLAEKWACQIGGAVNHRYGLFDMILIKDNHVDFAGGIKQALEKAFNYNETLAKPVDVMIEVRNETELDEVLAIGGVKRIMLDNFTPDRLRDAIRKINGRFTTEASGGINEKTLRAYGETGVDYISVGALTHQVKSLDLSLKAK, from the coding sequence ATGTTCAACTACAAAGACCCTTCTTACGTACAAGCCTTCATCCAATCAGCCCTTAAGGAAGATGTGGGTGATGGCGATCACACCTCCCTTTCTACGATCCCAGCGGATGCGAAAGGAACTGCGGAACTAAAAGTAAAGGACCGGGGAGTTTTGGCTGGAGTAGAACTTTCTGTCGCTATTTTCAAGGAGGTAGATTCCGCATTACAAGTGAAGTTATTCATTCCGGATGGAACCTGGATCGAACCAGGACAAGTAGTTTTAGAGGTCAGTGGATCCTCCCAATCGATATTGAAAGCGGAGCGTTTAGTATTGAATTGCATGCAACGTATGTCAGGGATTGCGACTTACACACGTTCTTTGGTAAACATTCTTGAGGGAACTAGAGCAAAATTATTAGATACTAGAAAGACAACTCCTAACTTCCGATTAGCAGAAAAATGGGCTTGTCAGATAGGTGGAGCGGTAAATCACCGTTACGGCTTATTTGACATGATCTTGATTAAAGATAATCATGTGGACTTTGCGGGGGGAATTAAGCAAGCTTTGGAAAAAGCGTTTAACTATAATGAGACCTTAGCCAAACCGGTAGATGTGATGATCGAGGTGAGAAACGAGACTGAACTAGACGAGGTTCTTGCCATTGGCGGCGTAAAGCGCATCATGTTAGATAATTTTACGCCTGATCGCCTCCGTGATGCGATTCGCAAGATTAACGGACGTTTCACGACAGAAGCTTCTGGCGGTATCAATGAAAAAACACTCCGCGCCTATGGCGAAACTGGAGTCGATTATATTTCCGTGGGGGCTTTAACCCACCAAGTGAAGAGTTTAGATTTAAGCCTAAAAGCGAAATGA
- the secDF gene encoding protein translocase subunit SecDF produces MRYKSAIIWLSTIISALCIFFLSFTWKSNQLKEQAIKYATTADGKVDAAKRLHFIDSLWKQPVYIGYTLQEVTQYALQKGLDLEGGLHAVLEVSPAEILRALSGKSNDPAFEKALAAAGAAQATSTKSFNELFYDEFAKAAPNQTLASVFANSVNRGKISSTSSDSQVKKVIDAEIDGAVDRVYKIIQARIDKFGVANPNIQRLPGTNRIQVELPGVENPERARKLLSGAAKLEFVECYELNEYGAGLNALGALLDREAKAPVAAAAPAAAPATKDTAANALANKLAAAPASKDSGKAKADTSAGSALTKLFLPLGNNIGVYVKDTARVNALFARAEVKAMFPANLTFAWAAKGIPAKNGDEILSLEALKKGEGQSAPLEGDVITDAAQDFDQAGRAEVTMAMNGTGARIWKNLTGANIGRRIAIVLDGYVYSAPVINGEIPGGRSSISGSFTVEEAKDLANVLKAGKLPAPTRIVEDAFIGPSLGAEAINQGYMSMGLGLLLVIVFMIGYYGTPGWMANLALFFNVFFIAGVLVQIQAALTLPGIAGIVLTLGMAVDANVLINERIREELHKGKGLLDAINVGYEKALSAILDGNITTVLIGVILIIFGSGSVKGFGVTLCIGLVTSVFTAVYISHILIDWMAKRAIKAGKEKEMTFETFISRDLFKGMNFDFIGKRKYSYWFSWSLIVIGAIVLFMQGGFNLGVDFKGGRSYVVEFNQAVPTDKVKEALSDDFGGKGVEVKTFNGPTKLKVTTSYLVEDESITANNTVRTALETGLKEFSAQGPKIQSESKVGATVADDILTQSFVSIFYALIAIFIYILIRFRKWQYSLGGIVALVHDTLVVLGMVGIVRLFGFELEVDQVFIAAVLTVIGYSINDTVVVFDRIREEIGLDADLGNKALMIKTINESINHTMSRTVMTATTVFLVVTVLLIFGGDVLRGFSFAMFIGVVFGAYSSIFVAAPIVIDFGTSKKEKK; encoded by the coding sequence ATGCGTTACAAAAGTGCCATTATTTGGCTGTCTACGATTATTTCAGCCTTATGTATTTTCTTCCTATCGTTTACGTGGAAGTCTAATCAATTAAAAGAACAAGCTATCAAGTATGCTACGACAGCAGATGGCAAAGTAGATGCGGCGAAGCGTTTACATTTCATTGATTCCCTTTGGAAACAACCCGTATATATCGGATATACGTTACAAGAAGTGACTCAGTATGCTTTGCAAAAAGGTCTTGACTTAGAAGGAGGTTTGCACGCGGTTTTAGAGGTTTCTCCAGCAGAAATCTTACGTGCACTTTCAGGTAAGTCAAACGATCCAGCATTCGAGAAAGCATTAGCAGCGGCAGGTGCAGCGCAAGCAACTTCGACGAAATCGTTTAACGAATTGTTCTACGATGAATTCGCGAAGGCGGCTCCTAACCAAACTTTAGCATCTGTATTCGCTAATTCAGTGAACCGCGGAAAAATCTCTTCTACTTCATCTGATTCACAAGTGAAGAAGGTGATTGATGCAGAAATCGACGGTGCAGTAGATCGCGTTTACAAAATTATTCAAGCGCGTATCGATAAATTCGGTGTAGCTAACCCGAACATCCAACGTCTTCCAGGTACGAACCGTATTCAGGTAGAATTACCAGGTGTGGAGAATCCAGAGCGTGCACGTAAATTATTATCAGGTGCAGCGAAATTAGAATTCGTAGAGTGTTATGAATTGAACGAATATGGTGCTGGCTTGAACGCTTTAGGCGCTTTATTAGACAGAGAAGCGAAGGCTCCAGTAGCAGCAGCTGCACCAGCGGCGGCTCCGGCTACGAAGGATACGGCGGCTAATGCTTTGGCAAACAAATTAGCAGCGGCTCCAGCATCGAAAGATTCAGGAAAAGCAAAAGCAGATACGTCTGCAGGTTCAGCTTTAACAAAATTATTCTTGCCTTTAGGAAACAACATCGGTGTATATGTAAAAGATACGGCTCGTGTGAACGCTTTGTTCGCTCGTGCTGAAGTAAAAGCGATGTTCCCTGCGAACTTAACGTTTGCTTGGGCAGCGAAAGGAATTCCAGCGAAGAATGGCGACGAAATCCTTTCATTAGAGGCTTTGAAAAAAGGTGAGGGTCAATCAGCTCCGTTAGAGGGTGATGTGATTACAGATGCAGCACAAGATTTTGATCAAGCAGGTCGTGCGGAAGTGACGATGGCGATGAACGGAACCGGTGCACGTATTTGGAAAAACTTAACAGGTGCAAACATTGGACGTCGTATCGCGATCGTTTTAGATGGTTATGTATATTCTGCACCAGTTATTAACGGTGAGATTCCAGGTGGTCGTTCTTCGATCTCAGGAAGCTTTACAGTAGAAGAGGCAAAAGATTTAGCGAACGTGTTGAAAGCAGGTAAATTACCTGCTCCTACACGTATTGTAGAAGATGCGTTTATTGGTCCATCTTTAGGGGCTGAGGCGATTAACCAAGGTTATATGTCTATGGGCTTAGGTCTATTATTAGTAATCGTGTTCATGATTGGTTACTATGGTACACCAGGTTGGATGGCAAACTTAGCCTTGTTCTTTAACGTCTTCTTTATCGCAGGTGTTTTAGTCCAAATCCAAGCAGCGTTAACCCTTCCAGGTATCGCAGGTATCGTGTTAACATTAGGTATGGCGGTCGATGCGAATGTATTGATTAACGAGCGTATCCGCGAGGAATTACACAAAGGAAAAGGCTTGTTAGATGCGATTAATGTAGGTTACGAGAAAGCATTAAGCGCGATTTTGGATGGTAACATCACGACAGTATTGATCGGTGTGATCTTGATTATCTTCGGTTCAGGTTCAGTTAAAGGTTTCGGGGTAACACTTTGTATCGGTCTGGTAACGTCTGTATTTACTGCGGTATATATTTCTCACATCTTAATTGATTGGATGGCAAAACGTGCAATCAAAGCAGGTAAGGAGAAAGAAATGACATTCGAAACATTCATCTCACGTGATCTTTTCAAAGGAATGAACTTTGACTTTATCGGGAAGCGTAAGTATTCATATTGGTTCTCTTGGTCATTAATCGTTATCGGAGCTATCGTGTTATTCATGCAAGGCGGTTTCAACTTAGGCGTGGATTTCAAAGGTGGTCGTTCGTACGTGGTTGAGTTTAATCAAGCAGTACCGACTGACAAAGTGAAGGAAGCTTTATCGGATGATTTCGGTGGAAAAGGAGTGGAAGTGAAAACGTTCAATGGTCCTACGAAATTAAAAGTTACGACGTCTTACTTAGTGGAAGATGAGTCGATTACGGCGAATAATACGGTTCGTACAGCGTTAGAAACGGGGTTGAAAGAATTCTCAGCTCAAGGTCCTAAGATTCAATCAGAGTCTAAAGTAGGAGCAACGGTTGCCGATGATATTTTGACACAATCATTCGTATCGATTTTCTATGCCTTGATTGCGATCTTTATCTATATCTTGATCCGTTTCCGTAAATGGCAATATTCATTAGGTGGTATTGTTGCCTTAGTTCACGATACCTTAGTGGTATTAGGTATGGTAGGTATCGTTCGTTTATTCGGTTTCGAATTAGAGGTAGATCAAGTATTTATCGCGGCGGTATTAACGGTGATTGGTTATTCGATTAACGATACCGTGGTAGTATTTGACCGTATCCGTGAGGAAATCGGTTTAGATGCTGATCTAGGAAACAAGGCGTTAATGATCAAAACGATCAACGAATCAATTAACCACACGATGTCTCGTACGGTTATGACTGCGACTACGGTATTCTTAGTAGTAACGGTGTTATTAATCTTCGGTGGTGACGTGTTAAGAGGTTTCTCTTTCGCGATGTTTATCGGGGTTGTGTTTGGTGCTTATTCATCTATCTTCGTAGCGGCGCCAATTGTGATTGACTTCGGAACTTCGAAGAAAGAAAAGAAATAG
- a CDS encoding amino acid permease, whose protein sequence is MNNSIWRKKPMHMFEQDMQKSELKRVLGKWSLTAIGIGAIIGGGVFVLTGTAAHYHAGPALAISFVIAGIGCIFAALCYAEFAAMLPVEGSAYAYAYGTVGELFAWIIGWGLILEYAMGAMTVAVSWSGYFNKLLHLFGLHLPANLTNDPVTFGGAAVNLPALVIVWFVTWILVKGIKEAASANNLIVVLKVAVILFVIIMGAFYIDVANWTPFIPEETLVKHESGEMLPAYGWGGIISGASAIFFAYIGFDAVSTQAGEAINPKKDMPFAIIASLLICTVLYIAVSLVLTGMINYNDITGDALKAPVAFAFDKAGQPWAVFIITAAATAGLLSVMLVMMLGQTRVFLGMAKDGLLPKFFAEVHPTFKTPYKSTILVGAVVSVVAGFTPISLLGDMTSFGTLFAFTMVCLAVWILRFRDPNRDRPFKVSGLNIIAPLGILVNTFLILNLGRTAQIFALAWLLFGLVVYFLYGRPKSHLNTRE, encoded by the coding sequence ATGAATAACAGTATTTGGAGAAAAAAACCAATGCACATGTTTGAGCAAGACATGCAAAAAAGCGAGCTCAAGCGTGTACTAGGAAAATGGAGTTTAACGGCTATCGGTATCGGTGCGATTATCGGTGGTGGTGTTTTCGTTTTAACAGGTACAGCCGCTCACTATCACGCGGGTCCTGCTTTAGCTATCTCATTTGTTATCGCTGGTATTGGCTGTATTTTTGCAGCTCTTTGCTATGCAGAATTTGCGGCGATGTTACCTGTAGAAGGTAGCGCTTATGCGTATGCTTACGGAACGGTAGGTGAATTATTTGCTTGGATTATTGGTTGGGGATTGATCCTCGAATATGCGATGGGTGCCATGACGGTCGCCGTGAGTTGGTCCGGATACTTTAATAAGCTCCTCCATCTCTTTGGTCTACATTTACCAGCAAATTTAACGAATGACCCGGTGACTTTTGGTGGAGCTGCGGTGAATTTGCCAGCACTAGTGATTGTGTGGTTTGTGACTTGGATATTAGTCAAAGGGATTAAAGAAGCAGCTAGCGCAAACAACTTAATCGTTGTCTTGAAAGTGGCAGTAATTCTATTTGTAATCATTATGGGGGCTTTCTACATCGATGTAGCGAACTGGACTCCATTTATCCCAGAAGAGACTTTAGTGAAACACGAAAGTGGCGAGATGCTTCCAGCTTATGGCTGGGGTGGTATTATCTCGGGTGCATCAGCCATCTTCTTTGCGTATATCGGTTTTGATGCCGTATCTACGCAAGCAGGGGAGGCGATTAATCCGAAGAAAGATATGCCTTTCGCGATCATCGCGTCTTTATTGATTTGTACCGTATTATATATCGCGGTTTCGTTAGTATTAACAGGTATGATCAATTACAATGACATTACGGGTGATGCGTTAAAAGCACCAGTTGCCTTTGCTTTTGATAAAGCGGGACAACCTTGGGCGGTATTTATTATTACTGCAGCGGCAACAGCTGGATTGTTATCGGTAATGCTAGTGATGATGTTAGGTCAAACACGTGTGTTCTTAGGCATGGCGAAAGACGGTTTATTGCCAAAATTCTTCGCAGAAGTTCACCCTACCTTTAAAACACCTTACAAGTCAACGATTTTAGTAGGTGCAGTAGTTTCCGTGGTAGCTGGTTTCACTCCAATTTCTTTATTGGGTGATATGACTAGTTTCGGTACTTTATTTGCCTTCACTATGGTATGTTTAGCGGTATGGATTCTTCGTTTTAGAGATCCAAACCGTGACCGTCCATTCAAAGTGTCAGGCTTAAATATCATTGCTCCATTAGGTATCTTAGTGAACACCTTCTTAATCTTGAACTTAGGCCGTACAGCGCAGATATTTGCGTTAGCTTGGTTATTGTTCGGATTAGTGGTGTACTTCTTATATGGTAGACCAAAGTCTCACTTGAATACGAGAGAGTAA
- a CDS encoding peptide chain release factor 3 translates to MSQIVTEIAKRRTFGIISHPDAGKTTLTEKLLLFGGAIQTAGAVKSNKIKKGATSDFMEIERQRGISVATSVMTFEYNQLKINILDTPGHKDFAEDTYRTLTAVDSVILVIDCVKGVEEQTERLMEVCRMRKTPVIIFINKMDREGQNPFDLLDELEQKLGISVRPLTWPINMGQNFKGVYNLMEKSLNLFSANKTKIEKEVVAVDIDSAELDTRVGERDANQLREDVELIDGVYEPFDRNDYLSGDIAPVFFGSAVNNFGVQELLDTFTRIAPSTQARGTDVRTVEPEEKKFTGFIFKIHANLDPKHRDRIAFLRICSGTFKRNTFYQHIRLKKNVRFANPYNFMAQDKEVIEEGFPGDVVGLYDTGNFKIGDTLTEGEVLNYQGIPSFSPEIFKELINLDPMKAKQLEKGIDQLTDEGVAQLFLQPQLGNRKIVGTVGELQYEVIQYRLEHEYGAKCRFDGMSVTKACWITSEDPKKLQEFVRLKGQNIAQDKDGNYVFLAESDWILRMNQTNNPEIEFHFTSEFKLA, encoded by the coding sequence ATGAGTCAGATTGTAACTGAAATTGCGAAACGCAGAACCTTTGGGATTATTTCTCACCCCGATGCTGGTAAAACCACATTGACGGAGAAATTGCTTCTCTTTGGGGGAGCAATCCAAACAGCTGGTGCCGTAAAATCGAACAAGATTAAGAAAGGCGCTACGTCTGACTTTATGGAGATCGAGCGTCAGCGTGGGATCTCGGTCGCGACATCCGTGATGACCTTCGAGTACAATCAATTAAAAATCAATATCCTGGATACACCGGGTCACAAGGACTTTGCAGAAGACACCTACCGTACCTTAACGGCGGTGGATTCGGTGATTTTGGTGATCGACTGTGTGAAGGGGGTAGAGGAGCAAACGGAGCGTCTAATGGAGGTTTGCCGCATGCGCAAGACTCCCGTGATCATCTTCATTAATAAGATGGACCGAGAAGGCCAAAACCCGTTTGATCTTTTGGACGAATTAGAACAAAAATTAGGCATCTCGGTGCGCCCATTAACTTGGCCGATTAATATGGGCCAAAACTTCAAAGGCGTATATAACCTCATGGAAAAATCGCTGAATTTGTTTTCAGCGAATAAGACCAAAATTGAAAAAGAAGTCGTTGCTGTGGACATCGACTCTGCTGAATTAGATACCCGCGTGGGAGAACGTGACGCGAATCAATTGCGCGAAGATGTCGAGCTGATCGACGGCGTTTACGAACCCTTTGACCGCAACGATTATTTGTCTGGTGATATCGCCCCTGTTTTTTTTGGCTCTGCTGTGAATAACTTCGGCGTTCAAGAACTTTTAGATACGTTTACCCGCATCGCACCTTCTACGCAAGCGCGTGGAACGGATGTACGTACGGTGGAACCAGAGGAAAAGAAATTCACTGGATTTATCTTCAAAATCCACGCAAACTTAGACCCGAAACACCGCGACAGAATCGCTTTCTTACGCATCTGTTCCGGTACTTTCAAACGCAACACTTTTTACCAACACATTCGCTTAAAGAAGAACGTTCGTTTCGCGAACCCCTACAACTTTATGGCCCAAGATAAAGAGGTCATCGAAGAAGGTTTTCCAGGCGACGTAGTAGGTCTTTATGATACAGGTAACTTCAAAATCGGTGATACACTCACCGAAGGCGAAGTATTGAACTACCAAGGCATTCCCTCTTTCTCTCCAGAAATCTTTAAGGAGTTAATTAACCTTGATCCGATGAAGGCCAAACAGCTCGAAAAAGGGATCGACCAATTAACAGACGAAGGGGTAGCCCAATTATTCTTGCAACCCCAATTAGGAAATCGCAAAATCGTAGGAACGGTAGGTGAACTTCAATACGAAGTAATCCAATACCGTCTTGAGCACGAATACGGCGCGAAGTGTCGCTTCGACGGCATGTCCGTGACCAAAGCCTGCTGGATCACTTCAGAAGATCCTAAAAAGCTTCAAGAATTCGTTCGCTTAAAGGGCCAAAACATCGCCCAAGATAAAGACGGCAACTACGTCTTCTTAGCCGAATCAGATTGGATTCTGCGTATGAACCAGACGAACAATCCGGAGATTGAATTCCACTTTACGAGTGAGTTTAAGTTAGCATAA
- a CDS encoding phospho-sugar mutase, producing MTLDSTTQQTIDQWLSGPYDAETKATIQDLIAKGDQTTLTDSFYKSLEFGTGGMRGEMGVGSNRMNKYTVGAATQGFANYLNASFPGQKIKVAIAHDSRNNSPEFTRIAADIFTANGIEVYLFPALRPTPQLSFTVRHLGCQAGLVITASHNPKEYNGYKAYWSDGSQVVAPHDKNIVKEVNAITSIADIKFEGNDALLHLLDGAIDEAYLQTILVNCRQPEVIKRQKDLKIVFSPIHGTGITLVPPALALLGFEAVTIVEEQAIPNGNFPTVIYPNPEEKEALTLALNKAKEIDADLVIATDPDADRVGAAVKSPDGEWALLNGNQMASLILYYLLKVSDLKGNEFAAKTIVTTDLIDKMCASKGVPCYNTLTGFKYIAQVIRELEGKEKFLGGGEESYGYLIGDAVRDKDAVASCAMIAELTAYAKDQGKSLFDFLAEMYVENNFYYEGLISLTKKGKAGAEEIKQMMINLRSNVPATVAGSKPVRVLDYEGLVSTDLLTGEKTPIKVGLGIEASNVIQLILADGSKVSARPSGTEPKIKFYVSVNAPLSSAADFFTVYAELQKKVGVIQGDLGLV from the coding sequence ATGACTTTAGATTCGACCACGCAACAAACGATTGACCAATGGCTTTCAGGCCCATACGACGCTGAAACCAAGGCAACTATCCAAGACTTAATCGCGAAAGGCGACCAGACGACGTTGACGGACTCGTTTTATAAATCCCTGGAATTTGGGACGGGTGGAATGCGCGGCGAGATGGGTGTAGGCTCGAATCGCATGAACAAATACACAGTAGGCGCTGCCACACAAGGCTTTGCAAACTACTTGAATGCCTCATTTCCAGGCCAAAAAATCAAAGTTGCCATCGCGCACGATTCCCGCAACAATTCACCTGAATTCACGCGTATCGCAGCGGACATATTTACCGCAAACGGCATCGAAGTCTACCTATTCCCAGCTTTGCGTCCTACGCCACAACTTTCTTTCACGGTGCGCCATTTAGGCTGCCAAGCAGGATTAGTAATCACGGCGTCGCACAACCCAAAAGAATACAACGGCTACAAGGCCTATTGGTCTGATGGATCTCAGGTAGTTGCTCCACACGACAAGAACATCGTGAAAGAGGTAAACGCCATCACGAGTATTGCGGACATTAAATTCGAAGGAAACGATGCCTTGTTGCACCTGTTAGATGGAGCTATCGACGAGGCATACTTACAAACTATTTTAGTTAACTGCCGCCAGCCGGAAGTGATTAAGCGCCAAAAGGACCTTAAAATCGTCTTCTCCCCTATTCACGGAACGGGGATTACCTTAGTACCGCCTGCTTTGGCCCTCTTAGGATTCGAAGCAGTGACGATTGTAGAAGAGCAAGCCATTCCAAACGGAAATTTCCCTACGGTGATTTACCCGAATCCGGAGGAGAAGGAAGCCTTAACTTTGGCATTAAATAAGGCCAAAGAAATCGATGCCGACCTCGTCATCGCCACAGACCCCGACGCAGACCGCGTGGGAGCCGCTGTGAAAAGCCCAGACGGCGAATGGGCCCTGTTAAACGGGAATCAAATGGCCAGCCTAATCCTGTACTACTTATTAAAAGTATCGGATTTAAAGGGCAACGAGTTCGCCGCGAAAACCATCGTAACGACCGATTTGATCGACAAAATGTGCGCTTCTAAAGGCGTGCCTTGCTATAACACCTTAACGGGCTTCAAATACATCGCCCAAGTAATCCGCGAACTAGAAGGAAAAGAAAAGTTCCTAGGCGGAGGAGAAGAGTCTTACGGCTATTTAATTGGCGATGCAGTGCGCGATAAGGACGCGGTGGCCTCTTGCGCGATGATCGCAGAACTAACGGCTTACGCGAAAGATCAAGGCAAATCGCTCTTCGACTTCCTAGCCGAAATGTACGTAGAAAACAATTTCTACTACGAGGGTCTAATTTCATTGACCAAAAAAGGAAAAGCCGGCGCCGAGGAGATCAAACAAATGATGATCAACTTGCGCTCGAACGTCCCAGCTACCGTAGCAGGTTCGAAACCAGTTCGCGTTTTAGATTATGAGGGATTAGTTTCTACCGACTTATTAACGGGCGAAAAAACGCCTATCAAAGTAGGTTTAGGCATCGAGGCTTCCAACGTGATTCAATTAATCCTGGCTGACGGATCGAAGGTATCCGCGCGTCCATCAGGAACCGAGCCTAAAATTAAGTTCTATGTTTCTGTAAACGCTCCTTTATCTTCTGCGGCAGACTTCTTTACCGTGTATGCAGAATTGCAGAAGAAGGTGGGGGTGATTCAGGGGGATTTAGGTTTGGTGTAG
- the dapF gene encoding diaminopimelate epimerase codes for MHFYKYQGTGNDFVVVDDRAKTFGLNQEAIALLCHRRFGIGADGFMLLQEAEGYDFRMVYYNSDGTEGTMCGNGGRCLVRFAADLGIVTEKAHFIAVDGPHWAYINPETISLQMMDVPGIEQHNDDYFTNTGSPHFVRFTNQVQFYDVKNTGAAIRYSEAYQPINGTNANFVEKLDDQTLFVRTYERGVEDETYSCGTGVTAAALVAKTFKNVQTPIKIKTLGGELAVNFDGDAITGFTNIFLIGPAKQVFTGTISA; via the coding sequence ATGCATTTTTACAAATACCAAGGAACTGGAAATGATTTTGTAGTGGTCGATGACCGCGCAAAGACTTTTGGCCTGAATCAAGAGGCGATTGCATTGCTATGCCACCGCCGTTTTGGGATAGGGGCTGATGGCTTTATGCTTTTGCAAGAGGCTGAGGGCTATGATTTCCGAATGGTGTATTATAATTCCGATGGAACCGAAGGAACGATGTGTGGAAATGGCGGGCGCTGTTTAGTTCGCTTTGCGGCGGATTTAGGCATCGTGACAGAGAAAGCACACTTTATCGCGGTAGATGGTCCGCATTGGGCCTATATTAACCCTGAAACCATCTCCTTGCAAATGATGGATGTTCCGGGTATTGAGCAGCACAATGATGACTATTTTACGAATACGGGATCGCCTCATTTCGTGCGTTTTACGAATCAGGTGCAGTTTTATGACGTCAAAAACACCGGCGCAGCGATCCGCTATTCCGAGGCATATCAGCCTATTAATGGCACGAATGCAAACTTCGTTGAAAAATTAGATGACCAAACCCTCTTTGTTCGCACCTATGAACGCGGCGTGGAAGACGAAACGTATTCATGTGGTACGGGTGTAACGGCAGCGGCTTTAGTGGCCAAAACGTTTAAAAACGTACAAACTCCTATTAAAATCAAAACCCTAGGTGGTGAATTAGCGGTCAATTTCGACGGCGATGCCATTACCGGATTTACCAATATTTTCTTGATCGGCCCAGCGAAACAAGTGTTCACTGGCACAATTTCCGCATAA
- a CDS encoding DinB family protein, producing MHLPASYEYPNAPYFAEYLNFEAEENLFEVLKNQSAEILHIFEKLQKGQAEYAYEAGKWSLKGLLGHIIDSERIFSYRVLSISRGEKTALPGFDENEYQAASEYETQDAADIIAQYKATREATTLLLRSFSTKHWNQMGQANGKSISARALAWMIAGHEKHHLRIIKERYLSQIS from the coding sequence ATGCATTTACCTGCTAGCTACGAATACCCGAATGCGCCGTATTTCGCTGAATATCTGAACTTTGAGGCGGAAGAAAATTTATTTGAAGTATTGAAAAATCAGTCTGCTGAAATTTTACACATTTTTGAAAAGTTGCAGAAAGGCCAAGCAGAATATGCTTATGAGGCAGGAAAGTGGAGCCTAAAAGGCTTATTAGGGCATATCATCGATTCGGAGCGCATCTTTTCGTACCGCGTTTTATCTATTTCCAGAGGAGAAAAAACGGCCTTACCCGGATTTGACGAAAACGAATACCAGGCGGCATCGGAATACGAAACACAGGACGCGGCAGATATCATCGCGCAATACAAAGCAACGAGAGAAGCGACCACCTTACTTTTGCGTTCCTTTTCAACCAAGCATTGGAACCAAATGGGACAGGCGAATGGGAAGTCGATTAGTGCACGAGCTTTGGCCTGGATGATTGCTGGTCATGAAAAACACCACCTTAGGATAATTAAGGAGCGATATTTGAGCCAAATTTCTTAA
- a CDS encoding helix-turn-helix domain-containing protein encodes MELNYPVNSIDKYNADNNHKTLHPLVSVVDFSKADLRNWGDADTIRLQYGLYSILLKDVNCGDLRYGKHTYDYQAGTLVFFAPGQVVEIENTKIPYQPMGFGLVFHPDLLIGTSLAKSISQFKFFHYETHEALHLSDDERQMMVDSFAKIAYELKQPIDKHSKKLIVSTIELFLGYCQRFYDRQFITREHVNKGILERFETLLNNYFESDQAQVYGIPSVSYFANELHLSANYFGDLIKKETGLTAKDYIQNKTIDVAKNRVFESDKTINEIAFEMGFKYPQHFTRLFKQRVGQTPNEFRSLN; translated from the coding sequence ATGGAACTGAACTACCCAGTCAATAGTATTGATAAATACAATGCAGATAATAATCATAAAACGTTACATCCGTTAGTGTCTGTTGTTGATTTTTCCAAAGCAGACCTGCGTAATTGGGGCGATGCTGATACTATTAGACTTCAATATGGCCTTTATAGCATCTTACTAAAGGATGTAAATTGTGGTGATCTACGTTATGGTAAACATACCTATGACTACCAAGCGGGAACATTAGTCTTTTTTGCACCTGGCCAAGTCGTGGAAATCGAGAATACGAAAATTCCTTATCAACCAATGGGCTTCGGTTTAGTTTTTCATCCTGACTTATTAATCGGAACTAGCCTGGCCAAAAGTATTTCACAATTCAAATTCTTCCATTACGAAACTCACGAGGCATTACACTTATCAGACGATGAGCGCCAAATGATGGTCGATTCTTTCGCTAAAATCGCTTATGAACTTAAACAACCCATTGACAAGCATAGCAAGAAATTAATTGTTTCTACTATCGAATTGTTTTTGGGTTATTGCCAAAGGTTCTACGACCGTCAATTCATCACGCGGGAACATGTGAACAAGGGCATTTTAGAACGCTTTGAAACCTTATTGAACAACTATTTTGAATCCGATCAGGCGCAAGTTTACGGCATTCCATCCGTTAGTTATTTCGCGAATGAGCTGCATTTATCGGCCAATTATTTTGGGGATTTAATCAAAAAAGAAACCGGTTTAACGGCGAAGGATTACATCCAAAACAAGACCATCGACGTGGCGAAAAACCGCGTATTCGAATCGGATAAAACGATCAATGAAATTGCGTTTGAAATGGGCTTCAAATATCCACAACATTTCACGCGCCTGTTCAAACAACGCGTGGGTCAAACGCCCAATGAGTTTAGGTCATTGAATTAA